The Impatiens glandulifera chromosome 8, dImpGla2.1, whole genome shotgun sequence genome includes a window with the following:
- the LOC124912830 gene encoding metalloendoproteinase 5-MMP-like codes for MIKRIYNYDTREACLNQKCHNGNKTNKEFETWVLIRSGGGGGGGGGGGGGGGGGGGGGGGGGGGGGDGSKKGDEVKGLGQIKQFLIKYGYLNPSINVDESEVLDHPMEEAVKKFQLFYNLDVSGELDEKTLSLMSKPRCGCPDLVNGTMVKHGMKMVLDQLKGSYYVTGTKWPKLNLSWAIKPGTRGDAYKPIYWAIRRWALVTKFNFTNINDFTQSDLKIAFYKRSHGDSGPFDGPGGILAHAGMPPDGGVHFNADEKWVIGAHPTGVDIESVAVHELGHSLGLGHSTVKEAVMWPYIGYGEVKHNLNVDDIAGIKALYHF; via the exons ATGATAAAACgtatttataattatgataCAAGAGAGGCATGTCTCAATCAGAAATGTCATAATGGGAATAAGACTAACAAAGAGTTTGAGACATGGGTTTTGATAAGGTCCGGTGGCGGTGGCGGTGGCGGTGGCGGTGGCGGTGGCGGTGGCGGTGGCGGTGGCGGTGGCGGTGGCGGTGGCGGTGGCGGTGGCGGTGACG GTTCTAAGAAAGGTGACGAAGTAAAGGGGCTAGGTCAAATCAAACAATTCCTTATCAAGTACGGTTATCTCAACCCTTCCATTAATGTCGACGAATCCGAAGTTCTAGACCATCCCATGGAAGAAGCTGTCAAGAAATTTCAGCTCTTCTACAATCTCGATGTTTCGGGTGAGTTGGACGAGAAGACATTGTCATTGATGTCGAAGCCTCGATGCGGTTGCCCTGATTTGGTCAATGGTACTATGGTCAAGCATGGGATGAAAATGGTTCTAGACCAATTAAAGGGTTCATACTACGTGACCGGTACAAAGTGGCCAAAGCTCAACCTATCTTGGGCCATCAAGCCAGGAACTCGAGGGGACGCTTATAAACCTATTTATTGGGCAATTAGGAGATGGGCGTTAGTCACTAAATTCAATTTTACCAATATCAATGACTTTACACAATCCGACTTGAAAATTGCTTTCTATAAACGATCGCATGGGGATAGTGGCCCTTTTGATGGTCCCGGAGGGATTTTAGCTCACGCAGGGATGCCACCTGATGGCGGGGTCCATTTCAATGCAGACGAGAAGTGGGTGATTGGGGCACATCCTACGGGAGTTGACATAGAGAGTGTCGCGGTACATGAGTTAGGGCATTCTCTTGGACTCGGACATAGCACCGTTAAAGAAGCCGTCATGTGGCCATATATTGGATATGGTGAAGTCAAACACAACTTGAATGTTGACGACATTGCGGGAATCAAGGCCTTGTACCATTTTTAA
- the LOC124912831 gene encoding metalloendoproteinase 5-MMP-like: MAAKANTISLLYIFLYSFLIVQTFSLNDKILSSKFVNDFLGSKKGDEVKGLGQIKQFLIKYGYLNPSINVDESEVLDHPMEEAIKKFQLFYNLDVSGELDEKTLSLMSKPRCGCPDLVNGTMVKHGMKMVLDQLKGSYYVTGTKWPKLNLSWAIKPGTRGDAYKPIYWAIRRWALVTKFNFTNINDFTQSDLKIGFYKRSHGDNGPFDGRGGILAHAGMPPDGGVHFDADENWVIGAHPRGVDIESVALHELGHSLGLEHSTVKEAVMWPYIGYGEVKHNLNVDDIAGIKALYHF, translated from the coding sequence ATGGCAGCTAAAGCCAATACTATTTCTTTGTTATACATATTCTTGTACTCGTTTTTAATTGTTCAAACATTTTCTTTGAATGATAAGATATTATCTTCTAAGTTTGTGAACGATTTCTTAGGTTCTAAGAAAGGTGACGAAGTAAAGGGGCTAGGTCAAATCAAACAATTCCTTATCAAGTACGGTTATCTCAACCCTTCCATTAATGTCGACGAATCCGAAGTTCTAGACCATCCCATGGAAGAAGCCATCAAGAAATTTCAGCTCTTCTACAATCTCGACGTTTCGGGTGAGTTAGACGAGAAAACATTGTCATTGATGTCGAAGCCTCGATGCGGTTGCCCTGATTTGGTCAATGGTACTATGGTCAAGCATGGGATGAAAATGGTTCTAGACCAATTAAAGGGTTCATACTACGTGACCGGTACAAAGTGGCCAAAGCTCAACCTATCTTGGGCCATCAAGCCAGGAACTCGAGGGGACGCTTATAAACCTATTTATTGGGCAATTAGGAGATGGGCGTTAGTCACTAAATTCAATTTTACCAATATCAATGACTTTACACAATCCGACTTGAAAATTGGTTTCTATAAACGATCGCATGGGGATAATGGCCCTTTTGATGGTCGCGGAGGGATTTTAGCTCACGCAGGGATGCCACCTGATGGCGGGGTCCATTTCGATGCAGACGAGAACTGGGTGATTGGGGCACATCCTAGGGGAGTTGACATAGAGAGTGTCGCGCTACATGAGTTAGGGCATTCTCTTGGACTTGAACATAGCACCGTTAAAGAAGCCGTCATGTGGCCATATATTGGATATGGCGAAGTCAAACACAACTTGAATGTTGACGACATTGCGGGAATCAAGGCCTTGTACCATTTTTAA
- the LOC124912832 gene encoding metalloendoproteinase 5-MMP-like, protein MAAKANTISLLYIFLYSFLIVQTFSLNLSSKFVNDFLGSKKGDEVTGLGQIKQFLIKYGYLNPSINVDESEVLDHPMEEAIKKFQLFYNLDVSGELDEKTLSLMSKPRCGCPDLVNGTMVKHGMKMVLDQSKGSYYVTDTKWSKLNLSWAIKPRTRGDAYKPIYWAIRRWALVTKFNFTNINDFTKSDLKIGFYKRSHGDSGPFDGPGGILAHAGMPPDGGVHFDADENWVIGAHPTGVDIESVAVHELGHSLGLGHSTVKEAVMWPYIGHGEVKHNLNVDDIAGIKALLRIALLHRVLPLADVARTVSAIFLKLRPRLTEVVGEGGFVR, encoded by the exons ATGGCAGCTAAAGCCAATACTATTTCTTTGTTATACATATTCTTGTACTCGTTTTTAATTGTTCAAACATTTTCTTTGAATTTATCTTCTAAGTTTGTGAACGATTTCTTAGGTTCTAAGAAAGGTGACGAAGTAACGGGGCTAGGTCAAATCAAACAATTCCTTATCAAGTACGGTTATCTCAACCCTTCCATTAATGTCGACGAATCCGAAGTTCTAGACCATCCCATGGAAGAAGCCATCAAGAAATTTCAGCTCTTCTACAATCTCGACGTTTCGGGTGAGTTAGACGAGAAGACATTGTCATTGATGTCGAAGCCTCGATGTGGTTGCCCTGATTTGGTCAATGGTACTATGGTCAAGCATGGGATGAAGATGGTTCTAGACCAATCAAAGGGTTCTTACTACGTGACCGATACAAAGTGGTCAAAGCTTAACCTATCTTGGGCCATCAAACCAAGAACTCGAGGGGACGCTTATAAACCTATTTATTGGGCAATTAGGAGATGGGCGTTAGTCACTAAATTCAATTTTACCAATATCAATGACTTTACAAAATCCGACTTGAAAATTGGTTTCTATAAACGATCGCATGGGGATAGTGGCCCTTTTGATGGTCCCGGAGGGATTTTAGCTCACGCAGGGATGCCACCTGATGGCGGGGTCCATTTCGATGCAGACGAGAACTGGGTGATTGGGGCACATCCTACGGGAGTTGACATAGAGAGTGTCGCAGTACATGAGTTAGGGCATTCTCTTGGACTTGGACATAGCACTGTTAAAGAAGCCGTCATGTGGCCATATATTGGACATGGCGAAGTCAAACACAACTTGAATGTTGACGACATTGCCGGAATCAAGGCCTT GCTGAGAATTGCTCTGCTCCATCGAGTCCTTCCTCTGGCCGATGTAGCAAGGACAGTATCGGCGATTTTCTTGAAACTTCGACCTCGCTTGACGGAGGTCGTTGGAGAAGGCGGATTCGTCCGATAG
- the LOC124912833 gene encoding metalloendoproteinase 5-MMP-like, which produces MKKATKANNISLLYIFLYSFLIVQTFSLNDEIISSKFVNDFLGSKKGDEVKGLVQIKQYLIKYGYLNPSINVDEFEVLDHSVEEAIKKFQLFYHLDVSGALDEKTLSLMSKPRCGCPDLVNGTMVKHGMKMVQDQLKGSYYVTDTKWPKLNLSWAIKPGTRGDAYKPINWAIRRWTPFDGPGRILAHAGMPPDGGVHFDADEKWVIGVVPTGVDMETVALHELGHALGLGHSAVKEAIMWPYIGHGEVKRLHVDDIAGIKALYHF; this is translated from the exons ATGAAGAAGGCTACTAAagcaaataatatttctttgttATACATATTCTTGTACTCGTTTTTAATTGTTCAAACATTTTCTTTGAATGATGAAATAATATCTTCCAAGTTTGTAAACGATTTCTTAGGCTCTAAGAAAGGCGACGAAGTAAAGGGGCTAGTTCAAATCAAGCAATACCTTATCAAGTACGGTTATCTCAACCCTTCCATTAATGTCGACGAATTTGAAGTTCTAGACCATTCCGTGGAAGAAGCTATAAAGAAATTTCAACTCTTCTACCATCTCGATGTTTCAGGTGCGTTAGACGAGAAGACATTGTCATTGATGTCAAAGCCTCGATGCGGTTGCCCTGATTTGGTCAATGGTACTATGGTCAAGCATGGGATGAAAATGGTTCAAGACCAATTAAAGGGTTCATACTACGTGACCGATACAAAGTGGCCAAAGCTCAACCTATCTTGGGCCATCAAGCCAGGAACTCGAGGGGACGCTTATAAACCTATTAATTGGGCAATTAGGAGATGGAC CCCTTTTGATGGTCCCGGAAGGATTTTAGCTCACGCTGGGATGCCACCTGATGGCGGGGTCCATTTCGATGCAGACGAGAAATGGGTGATTGGGGTAGTTCCCACGGGAGTTGACATGGAGACCGTCGCGCTACATGAGTTAGGGCACGCTCTTGGACTTGGACATAGCGCCGTTAAAGAAGCCATTATGTGGCCATATATTGGACATGGCGAAGTCAAACGCTTGCATGTTGACGACATTGCGGGAATCAAGGCCTTGTACCATTTTTAG
- the LOC124911464 gene encoding pentatricopeptide repeat-containing protein At1g19720-like, which produces MATPAIAVHFNPCHAAENMVGCSSSLMDRKRFCLSLSRIDSLATQHRKKVCRTRHTFGGNGNGNRYDRRNVKLVSLNCEFYRGFHNRQLDATELTNDAHKLFDEIRDRTVPGYSTLIRSYCRSERWEEVFSLLGLMIRDGIFPDKYLVPTLLKACSAVRFLKYGKMIHGYAVRMQLERDIVVGNALLNFYGNCFDMIYLRNLFDYIQEKDVVSWSTLISSYMNIGLVEEAENSFREMQLCGVNPDIITWNALVSGFARNGEIESAIIYLNCFNPNVASWNGIISGFVQTGCFEQALDMFSKMLHFPENPNSVTVVGVLPACELPLGRAIHGYAIKKNLNGNILVAGSLMNMYSKCGAFDCTEKVFTQTKNKNTALWNEIIATHVDRGKMDIALELITSMRESGLVPDEISYNTILYGYAKDRKKNEAYDLLSKITPTIVSFNILISGFQQSGLSYEALRSFIILQSYSTITLNSITISSILAACADLNALTQGKEIHAYILRNCYESNIFVSTAVVDMYSKFSDITSAIKVFNSMKIRNTVSWNSLINGHVKNGNREEAFKVFNEMLDDGSEPSLITFMILVSLCGEMTELSVGRSLHGFILKTQNLRNNRQLVNAVIDMYVKCGYISESMILGL; this is translated from the exons ATGGCGACTCCTGCTATTGCTGTCCACTTTAATCCTTGCCATGCGGCGGAAAATATGGTCGGCTGTAGCTCCAGTTTGATGGACAGAAAAAGATTCTGTCTTTCACTTTCACGGATAGATTCGCTTGCAACCCAACACCGGAAGAAAGTTTGCAG GACACGACATACCTTTGGaggaaatggaaatggaaataGATATGATAGAAGGAATGTAAAGTTGGTTTCATTGAATTGCGAGTTTTACAGGGGGTTTCATAATAGGCAATTGGATGCAACAGAGCTAACGAACGATGCCCATAAGTTGTTTGATGAAATTCGCGATAGAACTGTACCTGGTTATTCTACTTTGATAAGGTCATATTGCAGGTCTGAAAGATGGGAGGAGGTTTTCTCGCTTTTAGGTTTGATGATTCGTGATGGTATATTTCCAGATAAATATCTTGTGCCAACGCTCTTAAAAGCTTGTTCAGCAGTTCGATTCTTGAAATATGGTAAGATGATCCATGGGTATGCTGTTAGGATGCAATTGGAAAGGGATATTGTTGTGGGAAATGCACTTTTGAATTTCTATGGTAACTGTTTCGATATGATATATTTGAGAAACTTGTTTGATTATATTCAGGAGAAGGATGTAGTGTCGTGGTCTACTCTAATTTCATCTTATATGAACATAGGATTAGTGGAGGAGGCAGAAAATTCTTTTCGCGAAATGCAGTTGTGTGGAGTGAATCCTGATATAATAACTTGGAATGCTCTAGTATCCGGTTTCGCTAGAAATGGAGAGATTGAATCGgctattatatatttgaattgttTCAATCCAAATGTAGCTTCTTGGAATGGAATTATTTCAGGTTTTGTTCAAACTGGATGTTTCGAACAGGCATTAGATATGTTTTcgaaaatgctgcatttcccaGAGAATCCTAATTCCGTGACAGTTGTGGGTGTCTTACCCGCCTGTGAACTTCCCCTAGGTAGAGCTATTCATGGATATGCtattaaaaaaaaccttaatGGGAACATTCTTGTGGCAGGTTCTCTGATGAATATGTATTCAAAATGTGGAGCTTTCGATTGTACTGAGAAAGTGTTTACTCAAACAAAGAACAAAAACACTGCCTTATGGAATGAGATCATTGCAACCCATGTTGACAGGGGTAAAATGGACATTGCATTGGAACTTATTACATCAATGCGAGAGAGCGGTTTGGTGCCAGATGAGATTTCGTATAACACAATACTTTATGGGTATGCAAAAGATCGAAAAAAGAATGAAGCCTACGACTTACTATCCAAGATAACCCCAACCATTGTTTCATTCAACATTTTAATTTCAGGATTTCAGCAATCTGGTCTTAGCTATGAAGCTTTGAGGTCATTCATAATCCTACAATCATATTCTACGATAACTCTGAATTCAATCACCATTTCCAGTATTCTCGCCGCTTGTGCTGATCTAAACGCGTTAACCCAAGGGAAGGAAATCCACGCGTATATTTTGAGAAACTGTTACGAGTCTAACATCTTCGTCTCGACTGCAGTTGTCGATATGTACTCGAAATTTAGTGATATTACTTCTGCAATTAAGGTATTCAACAGTATGAAGATTAGAAACACGGTTTCGTGGAACAGTTTGATTAATGGGCATGTTAAGAATGGTAATCGTGAAGAAGCGTTTAAAGTGTTTAATGAAATGCTAGATGATGGATCTGAGCCGAGCTTAATAACCTTTATGATACTTGTTTCTCTATGTGGTGAAATGACCGAGTTATCTGTTGGTAGATCGTTGCAtggatttattttgaaaactcaGAATTTGAGAAACAATAGACAACTTGTAAATGCGGTTATAGACATGTATGTTAAATGTGGTTACATATCGGAGAGTATGATCCTTGGATTGTGA